The sequence CGGCATCTCCGCGATCGCCGGCACCATTCCAGATCCCACGCCCTTCCGCTATGATGGACGAGGGAAGCGGATTGAAATCCGGGTTCATGTGTTTTGCAAACCAGGCAAAGGTCACGCGGGCGGATTCGATCCCGGCCGGATCGCCCAGATAGGGATGAAAGGGAGCCATATACTCCGCATTGTCGTTGCACCACATCGAGGCTAGATAGCTGTTACGGCCGCCGGGGCCTTGCATCAGTCCGCCACGGGTGGCGTTGATCGATTCGACGGTCCGCAGCTTTGCCATGGCGAACATCCTGTTGAGCGCCGGATCCGGAGTGGTGAGCTTCATGGCGGAGTCCAACCTGTCGGCCAAGGCTTTGCGGGCTGCCCATTCCGCGCCGATGTCGGGAAACAACGCCGCGTCGGCAGGCACTGCGCCGACCGCGCCTTCGCGCCCGGAAAATACCAGTCCCGCAGGCATGGTCGAACCCGGAGCGATGGAAAACTCCCCGGCTCCGATCCATTCGGTGCGCATCAGGTGGGGAGCCCATTTCCCATCGGCCGCAGGGATTTCCACTTCCTCGACTGTCCGTGGGATCGAGATGACCAGAGGCGAATCCCCGGTGTTCCTGAATTCCCAGCGTTCCAGAATTGCGGCCGACGCGGTCGATGCGAAAACCGTGCGCCGGATCTCAAGCGTCCCGGCAAGTGTCGTGATCGTCAGTCCTTCGCGGATGGAAACACGGACCAGCTTTTGATCCGGAAGGGGCTTGCCATCCAATGACGGCAGCGGGTCGTCCCCCGAATGGAAGGCATGTTTCACGCTGCCGTGCGTATCGTCCTTTTTCTGGCGCAACAATGGAAAGCGGACAATCCGGTTCAGCTCAGGAGCTCCGGTCGCGGAGACCTTCCACTCGATGATGGCATCCACCGTCCGCCCTCCCATCTCGATATGATCTGAATATTCGTCCTTTCCGGCCAACAGCGTCACGGCATCGGCGGAGATTCCGCTTTCCGCCCCGAGTGTCCAATGCTCTTCAGCGGTGAGGCTGGGTGCCGCAGCGAGGAGGATGGGGAACGCGATCGTGAGGATTCTGGGGATATTCGGAGTCATGACAGTGGGGAGATTGGAATCAATCGACATCCGTCCGGAAGGGCGAGGCGGGAAGGCCTTCTCTATTGAAGAGGTTGACGTCGGGGACGTTCGCCCAACCATAGCGGACGGCTTGCGGATCGGCCACGCCATCGGCGGATACGACTATCGTGGAACCTTCGATTTCCGCCCTGGCGGGCACGAATTCCTTGTCCTTCCCGGCAATGGTGAATCCTTTGAGCGGCCCGTCTTTTGCCATCAATCCACCGCCAACGTGCTGGAAGCTGAGAATGATTTTTCCGATTTCCACCTTCATCGAATCGTAGAGCGGACCCGAGTATTCGATGGCCTCGCCGTAGGCTAGGGCGCGGGCGGCGATAGCGAGGCGCTGGCCGACGGGTTCCTTTTGCTTGGGGTGGATGTCATCGGCGTCGCCGAAATCCGTGGTGACCGTCATCGCGGTGTTCTTGACTTTGCCAAGGGAGAGGAACTGCGCCTCGCGGATCTCGGGCGGCATCCCACCCCAGGGTGCGACCTGGACGTAGAGGAAGGGAAAATCGCCTTGCTTCCAACGCGTCCGCCAGTCGGCGATCATCGCGGGGAAAAGTGTTAGATATTCCTTCGCGCGGCCGGAGTTCGACTCTCCCTGATACCAGAGGACACCCTTGATGCCGTAGGGGACAAGCGGGGCGATCATACCGTTGAAGAGGACTGCGGGATCGGTGGGCTGGCCTTCGGGCGGCACGGGAGCCTTGGGCGGACGCGGGGGTCTGGGCCGGCGGGGCGCGGGCTGGCCGGCCTCCTTGGCTTTTGCCACAGCCTCATTCCATGCCTTGAGCTTTTCCTTTTGCACCTTGGCTTTGGTCTCGTTCCATTCAGCCAACCGTGTCTCATGCTCGGCGAGTTTCGCGGGATATGTGGCGGTTTCGGCTTCGTAGTTTTCCCGCCTGCGGATGACGGCATCGACGTATTCCTGCATTACGGGATCCGTTTTCAGCCCTTCGAGGCTGGTCCATGCCTGCGCGGGTGTGGCGCCTAAGGCGGAATGGATCAAGCCGATCGGCACGCCGAGCTTGCGGTGGATGTCACGGGCGAAGAAGTAGCCGACTCCGGAGAATTCGTTGACGGTTTCGGGCGAGCAAGCGATCCAAGCTCCTTTCGCTTCCGCAAGCGGGGTTAAGGAAACGGTGACTGGCACCTTGAAGGAGCGGATTTCCGGGTAGTTCGCTTTCGGAGCCTCCTCCGCAGCGTTGTGCACCCTTGAGAAAAGCAGGTTCATGTTCGATTGCCCGGAGCAGAGCCAGACCTCGCCGACGAGCAGGTTGTTCACGGTGACGGTGTTGTCGCCGGTAAGGGTCATGGTGAAGGGGCCGCCTTCCTTGAGGGGGTCGAGATGCACACTCCACTTGCCATTGGCGGCGGTGGTGGTCGCCTTCTGCCCCTGGAACTCGACCGTGACCTTCTCGCCATCGCGGGCGGTGCCCCAGACCGGGATCGCCTGTCCACGTTGCAACA comes from Akkermansiaceae bacterium and encodes:
- a CDS encoding sialate O-acetylesterase, coding for MHPNFSVLAIAAALTSSLCAEVKPNTLFSDGAVLQRGQAIPVWGTARDGEKVTVEFQGQKATTTAANGKWSVHLDPLKEGGPFTMTLTGDNTVTVNNLLVGEVWLCSGQSNMNLLFSRVHNAAEEAPKANYPEIRSFKVPVTVSLTPLAEAKGAWIACSPETVNEFSGVGYFFARDIHRKLGVPIGLIHSALGATPAQAWTSLEGLKTDPVMQEYVDAVIRRRENYEAETATYPAKLAEHETRLAEWNETKAKVQKEKLKAWNEAVAKAKEAGQPAPRRPRPPRPPKAPVPPEGQPTDPAVLFNGMIAPLVPYGIKGVLWYQGESNSGRAKEYLTLFPAMIADWRTRWKQGDFPFLYVQVAPWGGMPPEIREAQFLSLGKVKNTAMTVTTDFGDADDIHPKQKEPVGQRLAIAARALAYGEAIEYSGPLYDSMKVEIGKIILSFQHVGGGLMAKDGPLKGFTIAGKDKEFVPARAEIEGSTIVVSADGVADPQAVRYGWANVPDVNLFNREGLPASPFRTDVD